The Persephonella sp. genome segment TTTTCCCGCTTTGGATCAGAAGCACCTTTTTTAATTCCTGCAGCCTCCTTCAGCAAATAAGATGCCGGTGGAGTTTTGAGAATAAAGGTAAAAGATCTGTCTGCATAAACTGTGATAACAACCGGAACTATAGTTCCCGGTTTCATCTCAGCTGTTGCCGCATTAAAACTTTTGACAAACTCCATTATGTTTACACCGTGCTGACCTAATGCAGGACCAACGGGTGGAGATGGAGAAGCCTGTTGAGCCGGTATCATCAGCTCAATTGTTCCTACTACCTTTTTTGCCATAAAAAATACACCTCCTTGAGTCTTTTAGATCTTTTCCACCTGGGAGAACTCAAGTTCAACCGGTGTTGATCTTCCAAATATAGAAATTGAAACAACAAGTTTTTCTTTTTCTGGTATTACTTCCTCAACTGTACCTGTGAAGTTCATAAATGGACCTTCTATAACCCTAACCTGATCGCCCTTCTGGAACAGAAGTTTTTTGACCTTTGGAGCTCCTTTCTCTATCTGACTTAAAACCTTCTGAATATCTTTCTCATCAAGAGGAACTGGCACTCCCCCTGCACTTACAAAACCTATTATGTAAGGTGTTTTCTTTATCAGATCTATAAGATCATCATTAAGCTCAGCTTTTATCAGCAGGTATCCGGGGAATATTTTATTTTCAAGTATTATTTTTGCTTCTGTTTTATTTTCTTTACACTGGATTTTCTGTCCAGGCTTAAAAATAGGGCTGTGATTGACACACTGCTCATCACCCTCAACACTTTCTGCAACCCTTACCTTACCATCTTCTATAACAAACTTTGTTATTCCCTTTTTTCCCATTACCTCTATTTCCCTGTTTGCACCTTTAAGGGAAAGTCTGTATTTTTCTTTGCCGAGGGACTTTATAACAACCTTCTCTTCAGCAGGAACAAGTACCTTTTCAACAAGATGTTTCATATTGTTGAGCTCTAACATTCTCAATAGGTTTTCTTTTGCTCTTATCTCAAGATTTGATTGTGTGTATAGGGCATACCATCTCTTTTTGTCTTCTTTTTCTCCCTGAACTTTATTTTCAAGCTCTTCTTTACTCTTTTTTTCTTCAGACATTAAATTTACCCCTTCTTATTTGTAAAGATAGTCAAATAC includes the following:
- the rplK gene encoding 50S ribosomal protein L11, which produces MAKKVVGTIELMIPAQQASPSPPVGPALGQHGVNIMEFVKSFNAATAEMKPGTIVPVVITVYADRSFTFILKTPPASYLLKEAAGIKKGASDPKREKVGKVTKQQLEEIAKIKMKDLNTEDMEAAVRIIAGTARSMGIEVEGLEA
- the nusG gene encoding transcription termination/antitermination protein NusG — its product is MSEEKKSKEELENKVQGEKEDKKRWYALYTQSNLEIRAKENLLRMLELNNMKHLVEKVLVPAEEKVVIKSLGKEKYRLSLKGANREIEVMGKKGITKFVIEDGKVRVAESVEGDEQCVNHSPIFKPGQKIQCKENKTEAKIILENKIFPGYLLIKAELNDDLIDLIKKTPYIIGFVSAGGVPVPLDEKDIQKVLSQIEKGAPKVKKLLFQKGDQVRVIEGPFMNFTGTVEEVIPEKEKLVVSISIFGRSTPVELEFSQVEKI